DNA from Lactobacillus johnsonii:
AGGATACACCTGTTCCCATGCCGAACACAGAAGTTAAGCTTCTTAACGCCGAGAGTAGTTGGTGGGAAACTGCCTGCGAGGGTAGGCAGTCGCCGTGCTCTTTTTTAATATTCCGGCTTAGCTCAGTTGGTAGAGCACCTGACTGTTAATCAGGTTGTCGTCAGTTCGAGTCTGACAGCCGGAGTTTATGGCAATAATAAAATAATGGAGTGTTGTCCGAGTGGCTGAAGGAGCATGATTGGAAATCATGTATACGGGCTTTACCTGTATCGAGAGTTCGAATCTCTCACACTCCGTTGGAGAATATTTTTCGCCATAATATGTATTTCATTTATTGAGTAAATTTTTTGAAAAAAGTACTTGCTTTTTGAAAAAGATCTGGTATAGTAATATATGTGCTCAATTGTGAGATCTGGCCCGTTGGTCAAGCGGTTAAGACACCGCCCTTTCACGGCGGTAACATGAGTTCAAATCTCGTACGGGTCATTGCCATATTAAATATGGTTGTTGGAGGATTAGCTCAGCTGGGAGAGCATCTGCCTTACAAGCAGGAGGTCACAGGTTCGAGCCCTGTATCCTCCATCGTTCACGGGACTACCAAATATGGTAGTCCTTTTTTTGTGTTTAAAGACAAATGAACGAATTTTTATTATATATATTGTTATTCGGTTAAGGTCCCGAAAGGATTCGTTTTTAACGAAGATGCCTTGTAACCGAAAGATGGGGGACTCTATGAAAAAAGAAAAACGTTTATTTACTTCGGAATCAGTTTCAGAAGGACATCCAGATAAAGTTGCAGATCAAATCTCTGATGCTATTTTAGATGCAATTTTAGCTAAGGATCCAGATGGTCGTGTAGCTTGTGAGACGACTGTTACTACCGGTCTCGTTTTAGTTGTAGGTGAAATTTCAACCTCTGCCTATGTGGATATTCAATCTGTAGTTAGAAAAACTATTTTAGAGATTGGATACAATCGTCCTGAACTTGGTTTTGACGGTAATAATTGTGCTATCTTAGTCGATATTGATGAACAATCTAGTGATATCGCTGGTGGTGTTAATGAATCACTTGAAACACGTGAAAACCAGCAGGACAAAGATGATTTAGATAAAATAGGTGCTGGTGACCAAGGGTTAATGTTTGGTTTTGCCATTAAGGAAACTCCTGAATTAATGCCGCTACCTATTTCTTTAGCTCATTCATTGATGAGACAGGTTGCTAGTCTTCGCAAAGAGGGACGTCTTGATTGGCTAAGACCTGATGCAAAAGCACAAGTAACTGTAGAATACGATGATGAAAATAAACCAAAACGTGTAGATACAGTGGTTATTTCTACTCAAACTGATGCAACAGTAACTAACGATGAAATTCGTGAAGCAATGATCGATATGGTAATTAAGAAGGTCATCCCATCTCAATATCTTGATAAGGATACTAAGTTCTTGATTAATCCTTCTGGTCGCTTTGTTATTGGTGGACCTAAAGGAGATTCGGGGCTAACTGGACGTAAGATTATTGTTGATACATATGGTGGATACGCTCGTCATGGTGGCGGTGCTTTCTCAGGTAAAGATTTAACTAAGGTTGATCGAAGCGCAAGTTATGCGGCTCGATATGTAGCTAAGAATATTGTGGCAGCTGGCTTAGCTTATCAATGTGAAATTCAACTTGCTTATGCAATTGGAGTTGCCCATCCAGTTTCAATCATGGTTGATACGCATGGAACAAGTAAAGTAAGTGAAGATCTATTGGTAGAGGCGGTTAGAAATGTCTTTGATTTAAGACCAGCTGGTATTATTGAAATGCTGAACTTAAAGCGTCCTATTTATCGCCAAACTGCCGCTTATGGTCATTTTGGACGAACAGACGTGGATTTACCTTGGGAGCATACAGATAAGGTAGAAGCGCTAAAAACATATGTGAGCGAGCATGCAGAATAAAAGTAATACTAAAATTGTAACAATTGCTATCTTTTTAACGACCTTTATGACAGCGATTGAAGGGACTATTGTATCGACGGCGATGCCCACAATTGTTTCTGATTTAAATGGATTAGAAATCATGAATTGGGTTGTTTCCATCTTTCTATTAATGACTGCTGTCTCAACCCCAATTTATGGAAAACTAGCTGATAGCCTTGGAAGAAAACCTGTATTTCTATTCGGAATTGCTGTTTTTGTGATTGGATCAGCACTTTGTGGAATTGCACAGAATATGGTGGAACTAATCCTCTTTCGAGTAATTCAGGGGCTCGGATCAGGAGCAGTACAGCCAGTAGCTGTTACCATTATTGCTGATTTATATACGCTTGAAAAAAGAGCAAAGATGCTAGGTTTAAACTCTGGTTTTTGGGGAGTAGCTTCGGTCATTGCACCATTGTTAGGTGGATTCATTGTTCAACATTTATCATGGCATTGGATTTTTTATATTAATGTTCCATTAGGAATTTTAGCCTTTTTACTGGTGATCTTCTTTTTTAAAGAAACAAAGACAAGTAAGGATTCCACTTTAGATTTAAAAGGAACAACTTGTTTAGTCATCTTTTTATTGGCCTTAATGGTCTTCTTACAAGAAATAGAAAATGGCTTTAATTTAATCTTATTAGGATTACTAGTTATTATTGTTGCTTCAGCCTTTCTTTTCTTTAGAATGGAGAAGAAAGCAAAAGATCCAATTATGCCGCTAGATATGCTAACTAGCAAAGAATTTACAATGATTAATTTGATTACTTTACTTATTTCAGGGGTAGTCATTGGCTTTGAATTTTATATTCCAACTTGGATGCAGGAAATAAATGCGACAAGCGCTTCTGTTGCTGGATTTGCGGTGACACCAAGTTCTTTAATGTGGATTGTAGGATCATTTTTAATCGGAGGAATGCTTGGACGATGGGGAATAAAGAAAACATATGATTATATGTTAATTATCCTTGTTTTGGCAGACTTAGCTTTAATATTTGTTCCAATCTACACTTCGTTTTGGGTATTTTGCCTGATTGCAGCATTTAATGGGACAGCCTTTGGAGCTATTACAACTGCTTCGCAAGTTTGTTCTCAAGTTTTAGTAGGACGCGATAAAATTGGAGTTGCAACTAGTTTCAATACATTAATGAAATATTTAGGACAGACTATGATGGTCTCTATATATGGAATTACATTTAACATGGTTGTAGCTAAACAGCTAGCACATCATCCGCAATTAACTCAAAGAATGATGAATGATATTGTTTCTGCTGATAAAGCTAAACATTTAACATCTAATTTAATACCGACTTTAAGGCAAGTTTTATTAAGTGGTTTAAAGTCAGTATATGTAGTTTCTTTAATTGTAATAATTTTATCGCTAGTTCTTAATCAACTTTATAGACAGAAGAAAATTGTTGAATAAAAAATGCTAACTGAGTATGAAGTGCCATAGAAAAGTTAGACATTTATAAAATTTTAAAGATTTGATAATACACGATTTCTGTATTTTACAGGAGTCGTGTATTTTAATTTGTTTGATCTTCTAACATTGTTAAACCAATAAATATAATCTTTCAGAATTTCCTTCATCTCTTCTAAACTTCCAATCTTAAGTCGATTCAGTTTTTCTCTCTTCATTAGATTAAATATCGTTTCTCCTGGTGCATTATCATGACAATTTCCTTTTCGGGACATGCTTTGAATTATATTCATTTTCTTTAGTCGAGCCTGATAGCCTGGATTCTGATATTGAAAGCCTTGATCTGAATGAAGGATAGGAGCAGCTCCTGGTGGAAGATTATCTGCTAGTTCATCTAGCATATTATAAATAGTTTTCATTTCAGGAGAGTAACTTACTGCACAAGCTAGAATCTCCAAAGAAGCTTTATCTACTACAGGAGAAATATAAACTTTCTTGCCGTTAGTTAGTTTATATTCGGTTACATCGGTATGAAGAACTTTATAGGGGATAGTTTCATCAAAAGTTTGATTTAGGATATTTGGTGCTTTCTTTCCTACATTACCCTTATACGAACTATATTTACCAGTATTTTTATGATAAATTGTTGTTTTTATTCCTAAACTTCTCATTAACTTACGTACTGTTTCTAGAGAAAATTTAAATCCTTCATCTCTTAACGCTCCCCACATAGGACGATAACCATATGTTTCTTGTCCTTCATAGCCATAATAGATTTCTTGAATCTTCTCTTTTACTAAAGCATACTTATCAGCTTGATTAATTCTATTTTTTACATTGTCATAGTAAGTCTTTCTATTTAATTTAAGCACCTTAAATAAGACCTTAAGTTTAATTTGATGGTGTTTTGCCCGAATATCCTGTATTAATTGTGTTTTTTGTTTGTTGGATAACGTGGATATCGGGCAGCCACTTTTTTTAAGACAAGATTTTCCACTCTAAGTCTTTCTAATTCAGCTTCCTGCTTAAGAATTTTTTCTTTATACTTTTGCTTTTCACTAAGTTCTAACTTTTTAGTTGTCTTCTTACTCTTTTTAGGCACTTTCCTAGGCCGACCTTTCTGTTAGCGTATCCTTCTTCATTGAACTTTTTAGCCCAATTGTATACTTGAGAATCACTAATATTAAACTTAGCCGCTACCTTTGAAACTCCAATAGAATGTGTTAAGTAGTAGCGTACCACATTTAGCCTAAAGTCAGAAGAATAAGTAGTTTTAGTATGTTTAACAGATAAGGCAGCTAAACCTTGACACTTAGCCTTATCAACCCACCTACGAATAAGAGTCCAATGAATATTATATTGTTTAGCTAAACCTTTTATTGAATCTTCATGATTTAAATATTTGGAAACAATTTCAATTTTTAATTCAGTCGAATATTTGGTCATAAAAAAATACCTCATAATTATTAGATTTTATGTCTAACAATTATGAGGCACTTCAGTATGGTTTTGACTCAGTTAGCATTTTTTTATTTATTCTTTTTTAAATAGAGGTGGTATAAAACTGAAAAGCCAAGTAAAACAAATGTTGTACCTTCTAGCCATCCACCAAGTACATCTGAAGGATAGTGGACATGACAGAAGATCCTAGTATAACCAATAAAAAGTGGGAAAATACTCCAAATAATAATTAAAATAGCGCGCCAGGGTTTATTTTTTACTAAAAGGATAGTTAAAACTATTAGAATACCAAAGAAAGTTGCACTACCTACTGAGTGGCCCGATGGAAAGCTATAACCATCAGCAAAAACTAAATGGTGAACTAAGGGGCGATGACGTTCAACGGCATGTTTTGTAATCCAGTTATAACCATTGGCACAGATCATTAAGCCGGCTGAGAAGAAAGCATAGGCGAATCTTTTGGCAATCATCAAACCAATAAATAAAATTATCGTAGCAATGGTTAAAGTACTAGTATTACCAATTACTGTTAATTTAGTGGCAATCGCTATATTAGTAGGATTGTTGTTAGAAACTAGATGAATAATAGTTTGGTCAAAAGAATGTATAAAAGGATTTTTATAAATGACCAAGAGTGCCCAAATTACATAAAGAATTAAAAAAATAAATCCAGGAATAAGGGTATCGTGGATAGTTAAATTGTTATATTTCTTTTTCAAAAAAATTTCTCCCCTTGTAATTTCTAGTAGATGTGGTAAATTATAATCATTATCCATCAAAAAATAAAGACTAGGGAGTAGTAACAAGTCAGAGTTGTTATTAGAGATGAGCTGGTTGGTGTAAAGCTTAACAATGATGCT
Protein-coding regions in this window:
- the metK gene encoding methionine adenosyltransferase translates to MKKEKRLFTSESVSEGHPDKVADQISDAILDAILAKDPDGRVACETTVTTGLVLVVGEISTSAYVDIQSVVRKTILEIGYNRPELGFDGNNCAILVDIDEQSSDIAGGVNESLETRENQQDKDDLDKIGAGDQGLMFGFAIKETPELMPLPISLAHSLMRQVASLRKEGRLDWLRPDAKAQVTVEYDDENKPKRVDTVVISTQTDATVTNDEIREAMIDMVIKKVIPSQYLDKDTKFLINPSGRFVIGGPKGDSGLTGRKIIVDTYGGYARHGGGAFSGKDLTKVDRSASYAARYVAKNIVAAGLAYQCEIQLAYAIGVAHPVSIMVDTHGTSKVSEDLLVEAVRNVFDLRPAGIIEMLNLKRPIYRQTAAYGHFGRTDVDLPWEHTDKVEALKTYVSEHAE
- a CDS encoding MDR family MFS transporter — its product is MQNKSNTKIVTIAIFLTTFMTAIEGTIVSTAMPTIVSDLNGLEIMNWVVSIFLLMTAVSTPIYGKLADSLGRKPVFLFGIAVFVIGSALCGIAQNMVELILFRVIQGLGSGAVQPVAVTIIADLYTLEKRAKMLGLNSGFWGVASVIAPLLGGFIVQHLSWHWIFYINVPLGILAFLLVIFFFKETKTSKDSTLDLKGTTCLVIFLLALMVFLQEIENGFNLILLGLLVIIVASAFLFFRMEKKAKDPIMPLDMLTSKEFTMINLITLLISGVVIGFEFYIPTWMQEINATSASVAGFAVTPSSLMWIVGSFLIGGMLGRWGIKKTYDYMLIILVLADLALIFVPIYTSFWVFCLIAAFNGTAFGAITTASQVCSQVLVGRDKIGVATSFNTLMKYLGQTMMVSIYGITFNMVVAKQLAHHPQLTQRMMNDIVSADKAKHLTSNLIPTLRQVLLSGLKSVYVVSLIVIILSLVLNQLYRQKKIVE
- a CDS encoding phosphatase PAP2 family protein — encoded protein: MDNDYNLPHLLEITRGEIFLKKKYNNLTIHDTLIPGFIFLILYVIWALLVIYKNPFIHSFDQTIIHLVSNNNPTNIAIATKLTVIGNTSTLTIATIILFIGLMIAKRFAYAFFSAGLMICANGYNWITKHAVERHRPLVHHLVFADGYSFPSGHSVGSATFFGILIVLTILLVKNKPWRAILIIIWSIFPLFIGYTRIFCHVHYPSDVLGGWLEGTTFVLLGFSVLYHLYLKKNK